The genomic window ATCCCCTGCATAATCGACACCAACACGTGGACCACTCAGGATATCTCCTGAAGATACCTGCACACCCCGGTCTTCAAGCCAAATGGAAGTACCCGACAAATTCATACCATCATGTTCGGTGCGAATACCGAGGGACTGAGATAGTGTTCCAGGACCTGCACACCATTTCTTTTCATCTTTCATTCCATTCCTTCGCTCACGGATCACCTCCTTTCCATCCACCGGTCTCAACGCCCTTATCAGAACAGCATGGGGGATATCCTTTTGGTTTGTCACCACATTGAATAAATGATGTATTCCATAACAGAGGTACACATAAGCCGTACCACCTTCACCAAACATGGTTTCCGTCCTTTTTGTCCGGCGGTTTCCAAAAGCGTGACTGGCCTTGTCAATCTCGCCGGCATAGGCCTCGGTTTCAATGATCATTCCTGAAGTCTGCACATTTCCGAAACAGGTCACCAGAAATTTTCCGATCAGGGATCGTGCAACATGAACCACATCCTCCTGAAGGTAAAAATCACGGGGGAGTTTTACGATACCCATTGTAGCTTGTTCTCTTGATTCAACCTGATCTTACCATGGTCCATTAACCATTGGAGCACCTTGATCACATGATCATCTCCGGGACCTTCAACTTTCTCAACAAGCTCGTTCAACGCCATGTTCTCTCCGGTCAGGATCTCTTTTACCATTTCCGATACCCGCTCGAATTCAAGTTCGTTCAACCCGAGGTCATTTCTATCCTGACAGATATCACATACCCCGCAACGTTGTGTTTCCTTCTCCCCGAAATACGCAAGGATCATTTGCGACCTGCATCGTGTTTTGGATGTCAGATAAAACACCATATATTCTGCGCGCTCCATGGCCTGATCCCGCCGTTGCTTCAAAAACTCCGGTGCGATCACCAGGTTTTTCTCATCCAGTCTTGCAAGGTTATAAAAGACCTGCGGGGATTCTTTTCGGGGGAAGTACTCGATCACATCCTCCTTCACCAAACGTTGCAATAAAGCCACCACATTGGCTACGGAAGAATTCATCCGCCGGGCCAGCTCTTCTTCCCTTACCGGTACAGGCTGATCAAATAATCCGGGGTAGGAGCGGAGAAGCAACTTAATGAATGCATCCATCTGTTGATGGGCCACCTGATAAGCATACAGGCCTTTCTGATCTACTTTAAATAAGATCCGTGACGGAAGATAAATACTTTCGACCATCGTGATATAACCGGCACGTTCCAGGACCTGCATGGCATGAAAAACCAAATCTACCTTCAGGGAAAACCGTTGTGAAAAATCCCCAAGGTCGAAGTCAAATGATGTTTCCAGCCCGCTTCCGACAGGCAACTGGAAATAATTTCCAAGGGCTTGATAAACCACTTTTATCTCCGAGAAAGGAGGGTAGGATGCCTTCACCCGCTCCAGCATTTCTAGGCGGTCATGAGCGTTATGAAAGATGATTGCTCTTGCTGGTTCCTCGTCACGCCCTGCACGTCCGGCTTCCTGTACATAGGCTTCCATGCTATCGGGTATATCCATGTGCACCACAAAGCGCACATTCGATTTGTCTATCCCCATCCCGAATGCATTGGTGCAAACAATTACACGCACCTGACCTTTCATCCATGCATCCTGTTTTTGCCGGCGCTCTGCTTGTGTCAATCCACCATGGTAGTGATCTGAAACAATTCCCGACCGCGACAGCAATGTGGCCATCTCTTTTGTACGCCGTCGGGTTCGGACATATACAATGCCACTGCCTTTCCATTCACGGCATAGTTTTAAAAGACGTCCTTGCTTGTCCTCTTCTTCCCGGACTTCATACGCCAGATTTTCGCGGTGAAAACTTTTTCTGAAGATCTGACTTCCGGAGAATCGCAATTGTTTCAGTATATCTTCTATGACAGGTTGGGTGGCCGTCGCAGTCACAGCCAAAACCGGTGTATTCGGAATCAATTCCCTTAAAGACGCAATGTTGCGGTATGCAGGACGGAAGTCGTAGCCCCATTGGGAAATACAGTGCGCCTCATCCACAGCCAGTAAATTCACCTTCATTTTGGCAACACGCGCCTTCACCAGATCAGAAGCCAGTCGCTCGGGAGACAAGTACAAAAGCTTGATCCTGCCATACACGCAATTGTCCAGGGTAATATCCATCTCGCGGTAGCTCATGCCGGAAAAAAGAGCGCGGGCTTCGATACCCTTTTTCTTCAGTGCTTCCACCTGATCTTTCATAAGGGCGATCAGCGGTGAGACCACAATACAAATCCCGTCAGAGGCCAATGCAGGTACCTGGTAACACACCGACTTGCCGCCACCGGTGGGCATAAGGGCAAACGTATCCTTGCCTGCCATTACAGATTGAATCACTTCTTCCTGTAACGGCCGGAATTTATCATAGCCCCAATAACGGGTCAGGATCTGTGTCAGGTTCACCTGGCTTCTTGTTTAAGGTTGAAGATAACGAAAATGCCAATCCCAAAGAACAGTATACTTTAACCGTAAATAAGAAAGTAGATGGAGAAGGCGGTGAGGGACAGGATGCCCATCCAGCTGAGTACGTGCATGGCGGTTTTGGGTCTGGCTTCCGTGGGTATCCGTTTCGCTACAAGAATATAATTGGCCACGGCAATCACCGGCGCAATAAGGAAGGACATGGTGGTGGCAAAATCCACCAATTTCTTCATGGAACTTCCAAAGAATGTGATCACCAAAAATGAACCGATGCCGATCACCAAAAGACAACCTATATAAAAGGAACGGTTTTTTAATGCTTGCTCGGCTTTTGATTCGGAAAGGAATAACAGTTCGGTGGTTCGTTCCAGGGAACGCGCATACCCGTCGAACACAGCGAGCGATGTCCCGAACATGATGGAAAAAGCGGATGCTGCAATAATAATATAGGTCCAGTGCCCCATGGTTTCCGTGTACAAAGACACCACGGCATGGGCGAAACCCGCACTGCCTTCTGGCATGACCTTTCCTGTCCCGTACAGCATATAAGCACCGAGTGTCACAAAGAAAATGGCCAGAACCGATGTAACGATATAACCGATATTAAAATCCAGCAACGTTTGTCGCAGGGTGGGTTTATAACCGCTTTGTTCGATGCGGGCGATGGTCCACAAACTGTTCCAGGTAGACATATCCACGGCCGTTGGCATCCACCCCATGAGGGCGATCATGAATCCGACCTCCCAATGTTCAGGTGGCACAAACCCTTCGACCACAGGGGACGGGCCCTTAGCCAGAGAAAGCAGGTATGCCACCAGCGTTGAAAGGACCATGACCACACCGATGATCTTCATCATGCTGTCCAATATCCTGTACTTTCCGATCAGCAACATCAGAATACAAATGGCAAACAAAGCAAAGGTGGTAATCACACCTCCATTGGGGACCCTGGCACTGATACCGAACAGGTTGTCCATAAAACCTGCCGTTACCGCACCCACAGCACCACACACAAAGAATAGTGAACCGATGGTGATCAGGAAATACAGCCACAACATGCCTTTGCCCAGCTGGCGGTAACCATCGATGAGGCTACGGCCGGTTGCATTGGCGTACCGGGAACCGTATTCGAAAAACGGGTATTTGAGAATATTGGTGAGGGTAACGATATAGATCATCGCCATCCCGTAATTGGCACC from Flavobacteriales bacterium includes these protein-coding regions:
- a CDS encoding divalent metal cation transporter, with amino-acid sequence MQARLQGFFKTFGPGLIFASTAIGVSHLVQSTRAGANYGMAMIYIVTLTNILKYPFFEYGSRYANATGRSLIDGYRQLGKGMLWLYFLITIGSLFFVCGAVGAVTAGFMDNLFGISARVPNGGVITTFALFAICILMLLIGKYRILDSMMKIIGVVMVLSTLVAYLLSLAKGPSPVVEGFVPPEHWEVGFMIALMGWMPTAVDMSTWNSLWTIARIEQSGYKPTLRQTLLDFNIGYIVTSVLAIFFVTLGAYMLYGTGKVMPEGSAGFAHAVVSLYTETMGHWTYIIIAASAFSIMFGTSLAVFDGYARSLERTTELLFLSESKAEQALKNRSFYIGCLLVIGIGSFLVITFFGSSMKKLVDFATTMSFLIAPVIAVANYILVAKRIPTEARPKTAMHVLSWMGILSLTAFSIYFLIYG
- a CDS encoding RecQ family ATP-dependent DNA helicase, whose amino-acid sequence is MNLTQILTRYWGYDKFRPLQEEVIQSVMAGKDTFALMPTGGGKSVCYQVPALASDGICIVVSPLIALMKDQVEALKKKGIEARALFSGMSYREMDITLDNCVYGRIKLLYLSPERLASDLVKARVAKMKVNLLAVDEAHCISQWGYDFRPAYRNIASLRELIPNTPVLAVTATATQPVIEDILKQLRFSGSQIFRKSFHRENLAYEVREEEDKQGRLLKLCREWKGSGIVYVRTRRRTKEMATLLSRSGIVSDHYHGGLTQAERRQKQDAWMKGQVRVIVCTNAFGMGIDKSNVRFVVHMDIPDSMEAYVQEAGRAGRDEEPARAIIFHNAHDRLEMLERVKASYPPFSEIKVVYQALGNYFQLPVGSGLETSFDFDLGDFSQRFSLKVDLVFHAMQVLERAGYITMVESIYLPSRILFKVDQKGLYAYQVAHQQMDAFIKLLLRSYPGLFDQPVPVREEELARRMNSSVANVVALLQRLVKEDVIEYFPRKESPQVFYNLARLDEKNLVIAPEFLKQRRDQAMERAEYMVFYLTSKTRCRSQMILAYFGEKETQRCGVCDICQDRNDLGLNELEFERVSEMVKEILTGENMALNELVEKVEGPGDDHVIKVLQWLMDHGKIRLNQENKLQWVS
- a CDS encoding DNA-3-methyladenine glycosylase, whose protein sequence is MVKLPRDFYLQEDVVHVARSLIGKFLVTCFGNVQTSGMIIETEAYAGEIDKASHAFGNRRTKRTETMFGEGGTAYVYLCYGIHHLFNVVTNQKDIPHAVLIRALRPVDGKEVIRERRNGMKDEKKWCAGPGTLSQSLGIRTEHDGMNLSGTSIWLEDRGVQVSSGDILSGPRVGVDYAGDHALWPYRFLYQPQDK